The genomic region ATAACGACTTGTTTCTGAACTTGATACAAAGAAAAAAAACATGTATCAAAAATGATACATGCCATCTATGGGCCCGATTGGGTTTGAACCAACGACTTCTACCATGTCAAGGTAGCACTCTCCCACTGAGTTACGGTCCCGTCTGTTTGTCTTTTCGTATTACCGAATCGACGTTTTCAGACCATACAGAAAAGGAAAAAAAAAGTCAATAGCAAAACCTATTTGTAACCATTTTTCGTAAGCTTCAAATTATAGACACTGAGGAAAGGGCACTCACTAAGTAATATGCATGGCTGCTCATGTGTTGAATGTTTTCTCTATCCATTCAAAAAGGGCCTCGTGAAACACACTGATTGCACCCATCTGGCAATGTTCCTGTCCGCCTTCCTGTTCAGTAAATATGCGGGTAGTTACGCTACGGGCATTTGTCAGGGCTGACTTGAATGAGGAGATCTGTTCCAGGGGGAAATGATGATCTTTTTCTCCAGCGGCAATAAAAACATCGCAGGTAATCAGTTTTGCAGTATCCCTCAGATTGTATTGCTTGAAGATACTCAGCAGGTCCGATGGGCTTTTTGCACCCATCGTCCATTTTGCATTCTGTACTCCCCATTGTACACCTGGTCTGGATTTCATTGCCGATTTCAAAAGGAAATCGACAAGACCGGTATGTCCTTTTCTGTACAATTTTCTTACAAAAACAGGGGTTTTTCTCATGGCCGCTTCCTGGAAGTCATAACAGACATCGAAAGCAACGACACCGTCGATTCGCTTTTCGAAAGCAGCTGCCCGAGGGGCAAGATAGCCACCCATGCTGGCGCCGACCAGTACTATTTTCTTAGGTTTTCCGAATTTTCCGATAAATTCATCCAGAACCGCACCTGTCGGTTTTTCCCATTCCGGAGTGAACCGCATGCCGTACTTACGTATTGCCGAGCCCTGTCCTGGGCCCTCAAAAATGAGAGCAGCGTAACCTCGTTGCAAAGCCGCAGCAGCAACAAGGGAGTAAAGTTCCTCCAGCGTTGAATCATAGCCACCGTGAGCAACAATCAACGGCTTGGAGCCTGCATCTGTGCCACCGGGGAAATAGACAGCTTTCAGTTGCTTTGACTCGTAAGGGATAGAGAATATTTCATAGTTGATACCCAGATGGCCAAGACC from Spirochaetia bacterium harbors:
- a CDS encoding alpha/beta hydrolase, encoding MNKQANTRWFKNQTYNFEVLRTLGESTFNGAEVGEVLSALSGIKDGDDEAWYQGWHRVAAMVETRAKALCNPVSYGKAMLRASNYYRTAEFFLNPKDERRLPTFDKSVNTFDDGLGHLGINYEIFSIPYESKQLKAVYFPGGTDAGSKPLIVAHGGYDSTLEELYSLVAAAALQRGYAALIFEGPGQGSAIRKYGMRFTPEWEKPTGAVLDEFIGKFGKPKKIVLVGASMGGYLAPRAAAFEKRIDGVVAFDVCYDFQEAAMRKTPVFVRKLYRKGHTGLVDFLLKSAMKSRPGVQWGVQNAKWTMGAKSPSDLLSIFKQYNLRDTAKLITCDVFIAAGEKDHHFPLEQISSFKSALTNARSVTTRIFTEQEGGQEHCQMGAISVFHEALFEWIEKTFNT